The region TCGTAATGTTCACACCTTTAAGCAGTGAAAATATCACTAAAATTGTGAGCCTGCAACTGAAAAACGTGACTAAAATGTTGGCCCTACAAGGTATTACCATGGATGCTACACCAGAAGCTATTGCGTACTTATCCGAAAAAGGATTTGACCCGCAATTTGGAGCCAGACCGGTAAAAAGAGTGATACAAAGAGACGTCTTAAATAAATTGTCTAAAGAAATTCTAGCGGCTAATATCGCCACAGATAGCATTATTCTGCTGGATGCCTTTGACGGCGAATTGGTTTTTAGAAATCAGACGGAAATCACAGAATAAATAGTAGGATTAGATAGAAAACACCAGTCTAAAGGCTGGTGTTTTTTTTAGGAACATAACTATAGATTTTTGCTAAAAAACCAATCGATGGATTCAATAAAAGATGGCATACGAAAATCATCAACATAAAAGAACAACATTTTTCCCTAGCCCCCATTTTCTACTCATTATAAAATTACCTATTTTTGCAATCTAAAATTTTAGTCATGCCAAACAAGAAATACAAAATAGCGGTTATTCAATTGAACCTAAATGACGTTGCAGAAAACAATCTAAAAAAATGTTTAAGCTGGGTTCGTGATGCAGCTAAGCTTGGTGCCGAGGTGATCTCGTTACCGGAATTATACAGCAGTCATTATTTTTGCCAAAGTGAAGACGTAGACAATTTTGCCTTGGCAGAGCCATTATACAGTACTTCTTTTATTGCTTTTAGCGCTTTGGCAAAAGAATTAGGCGTGGTTATCATCGTTCCTTTCTTCGAAAAAAGAATGGCAGGAATCTATCACAATAGTGCTTACATCATTGATACCGATGGAACCGAAGCGGGATTGTATCGCAAAATGCACATTCCGGATGATCCTCATTTCTATGAAAAATTCTATTTTACACCGGGAGATTTGGGTTTCAAAACCATTCCTACTCAAAAAGGAAAAATCGGAACATTAATCTGTTGGGACCAATGGTATCCTGAAGCAGCTCGTTTGACTGCTCTACAAGGGGCTGAAGTTTTATTTTACCCAACAGCAATTGGTTGGCATCCGCAAGAAAAAGAGCAATATGGTGAGAACCAATATGGTGCTTGGATGAACGTAATGAAAGGACATGCAGTTGCTAACGGCGTTTATGTCGCTGCTGCAAACAGAATTGGTTTAGAACAATATTTACCGGATACAGCCGGAATTGAATTCTGGGGAGCTTCGTTTATTGCGGGACCGCAAGGCGAAATTTTGGCGCAAGCCTCACACGATAAGGAAGAGATCTTGATTGCTGAGGTAGACCTGGATTTACAGGAAAATGTGCGTCAGAACTGGCCGTTCTTCAGAGACAGACGAATTGATGCTTTTGGAGATATCACTAAAAGAGCAATCGACTAATTTCATTTTATATAAATGCAAAAAAGCTACCAAATTGGTAGCTTTTTTTTGTCTAGAAACAATGATCTTAATTCTTAATTCAAATTAGGCTGAAAAAATTTAACAACTCCATCCCCTTCGCTACTTACTACAAGCAAACTTTTTTTCGTTGGACTTTTTGAAGCAGGAATAAAAAGTAATCCCTCAGGAGCATCACCCGTTTTGATGCTTTGCAAATATTGTGGAGCCGATGGATTCGTGATATCATAAACCATAACCGTATCAGTTCTTTCTAAGCCAACAAACAAAATTTGTTTGCTTCCCATTTGGGCAACCACAACTGATTCAGGCTCTGAACCTTTGTCATCACTTCGACCATCATCATAAGTTCCAAAATCATTCGAACGCTTGTCTAAGTCGTTTTTACTATCAAAAACCAAACTTCCCGAGTTTCCATTCCAAATTGTAAATGAACGGGCACCGAAACTTATCAATTCATCTAAATCACCGTCGGCATCGGTATCGCCTTCTGTAGAAATCAAATTCAAACGCCCCATTTTGTCATCCGTCTTAAAAGTGGCTGCATCTGGAAAAACAGTTGCGTCAAAAGTCATTTTGGCCAATCTTTTTACGTCAGCATAACTGCCGTATTCTCTAGCATCACCTTCATTGGCGGTGATAAAATAAGGAGTCCCATTTACAGTATAACTCGCAATTGCATCCGGCATAAACAGCCCTTTTACTTTCCAAGGCTTGAATACAACTGCTCCGTCTTTATCGCTGATATCAATTCCGTTTTCTGCCATATTGAAATCTTTATACCCCAAGCCAAAAATGGACGAAATGGTTTTGTTTGTCAAATCCACTTTGGCAACTCCATTATTTTCTTGTAAAGTAACCCAAGCCGTTTTCGAGTCGGCTGAAATCGTAATGTATTCCGGTTCAATATCAGCCGCAAAGCTTTTAGCGGTTTTAGAAACTCTAAATCCTTTGGTCTTCAACGTTGCCAACTGACTTTCGAAACCTGCAAAATTCAATGTAGTCACCGCATAATTATTAGAAACATCAATTATAGAAATAGAACCATTGGGATCAATAGTATAATCAGCATTGGGCTCTCCTTCATTGGCTGTCATAATAAATTTGCCGTCAGGCGAAAATACGACCATATCCGGCAAAGCTCCCACGGTAATTTCTTTAATCAAACTATAATCAGCGGTATTAAAAACAACCACCTTACCATTGGCTTGTTTGTCAATGGTAGATTCTAAAGCTACAGCAAGTTTACCATTGTATGTAGCTACACTGTTTGAAGCTCCGTTATAAATTGACAAATCAATGCTTGTAATACGTTTTGGATTGCTTGGATCGGTCAAATCAATCACATCAATTTTATTCGTATCACTATTATTTACCGTAAAAAGTTTCTTAGAAACTTCATCATAAGCACTTATTTCGGCAGCTCCTTCGCCTCCTATAGTTATTGAACCAATTTCTTTAAAAGTAGAAGGATTTTCATTTATCATTCCTTCCGGTATTTCATTCTCATTAGTGTTTTCATTTGCGCAAGCTGTCAATAAAAAAATTGATGCAAATAAGGCTAATCCATAGTTTTTCATAATTCTATTTTTAGTTTTTCCAAAAATAAAGAGATCCAATCGAAGCTAGATTAAAACAATATTATCGAATGATTAACAAACCTACTCTGCTTAAAAAATTTAAAATGATTAAGTTTATTTGGTTTCAAGCATTCAAAAACAATTTAAAAATTGCTCCTTAATGTTTACCTTTGTCCTTTATAATCGAAAAAAATCATGACTGAAAATAACAGAAGATTTCCTGCAGAATGGGAAAATCAACAAGGCATTTTACTTTGTTTTCCACATAACGGAAAAGATTGGCCCGGAAAATACGAAGCCATTCAATGGGCTTTTGTTGAATTTATAAAAAAAGTAGCCACATACGAGACTG is a window of Flavobacterium acetivorans DNA encoding:
- a CDS encoding carbon-nitrogen hydrolase, giving the protein MPNKKYKIAVIQLNLNDVAENNLKKCLSWVRDAAKLGAEVISLPELYSSHYFCQSEDVDNFALAEPLYSTSFIAFSALAKELGVVIIVPFFEKRMAGIYHNSAYIIDTDGTEAGLYRKMHIPDDPHFYEKFYFTPGDLGFKTIPTQKGKIGTLICWDQWYPEAARLTALQGAEVLFYPTAIGWHPQEKEQYGENQYGAWMNVMKGHAVANGVYVAAANRIGLEQYLPDTAGIEFWGASFIAGPQGEILAQASHDKEEILIAEVDLDLQENVRQNWPFFRDRRIDAFGDITKRAID
- a CDS encoding choice-of-anchor I family protein, with the translated sequence MKNYGLALFASIFLLTACANENTNENEIPEGMINENPSTFKEIGSITIGGEGAAEISAYDEVSKKLFTVNNSDTNKIDVIDLTDPSNPKRITSIDLSIYNGASNSVATYNGKLAVALESTIDKQANGKVVVFNTADYSLIKEITVGALPDMVVFSPDGKFIMTANEGEPNADYTIDPNGSISIIDVSNNYAVTTLNFAGFESQLATLKTKGFRVSKTAKSFAADIEPEYITISADSKTAWVTLQENNGVAKVDLTNKTISSIFGLGYKDFNMAENGIDISDKDGAVVFKPWKVKGLFMPDAIASYTVNGTPYFITANEGDAREYGSYADVKRLAKMTFDATVFPDAATFKTDDKMGRLNLISTEGDTDADGDLDELISFGARSFTIWNGNSGSLVFDSKNDLDKRSNDFGTYDDGRSDDKGSEPESVVVAQMGSKQILFVGLERTDTVMVYDITNPSAPQYLQSIKTGDAPEGLLFIPASKSPTKKSLLVVSSEGDGVVKFFQPNLN